One part of the Glycine soja cultivar W05 chromosome 11, ASM419377v2, whole genome shotgun sequence genome encodes these proteins:
- the LOC114374820 gene encoding uncharacterized protein LOC114374820 yields MGLAGFLRKLQDIYSKHKLISTVFFCLLVSPPSFFYTFYAISHLSSVFLTSEGADNSVGATFHYIIVIAQVECFAVLGISMFSLLKPLLHILASEQKIDPEAELSIKNLILSLTKPARSLLFTWFFVRLFKLGYIFLGILFVFHQRVMFVVNSSCGQQAEQSSLASSIDTIIFVAAGVLVFAYLATYGNLAIEISIREEISGTEALKKASELLEGKRKLVAGFVVNVVLGVISVGLFVSCVYLNTCSKLSMDSKKSIMSQIGNFGIFQVEFYTWGCFSILYSICKKSRGETTTFHFQPYGSLQRMLQKEEEPLLPL; encoded by the coding sequence ATGGGTTTGGCAGGATTTCTCAGAAAACTCCAAGATATCTATTCTAAACATAAGCTCATATCCACTGTTTTCTTCTGTCTCTTGGTCTCACCTCCGTCCTTCTTCTATACCTTCTATGCCATAAGTCATTTATCCAGTGTTTTTCTCACCAGTGAAGGTGCCGACAACTCTGTAGGCGCAACCTTTCACTATATCATAGTTATTGCACAAGTTGAATGTTTTGCCGTTCTTGGCATATCCAtgttttccttgctaaagcCACTGCTCCATATCTTAGCCTCAGAGCAGAAGATAGACCCAGAAGCGGAGTTGAGCATCAAaaacctcattttatcattgacCAAACCCGCGAGAAGCTTACTTTTTACCTGGTTCTTCGTAAGGCTATTCAAATTGGGTTATATATTCTTAGGAATATTGTTCGTGTTCCATCAGCGCGTGATGTTTGTTGTTAATTCAAGTTGTGGCCAGCAAGCTGAACAAAGTTCCTTAGCCAGCAGCATCGACACGATAATATTCGTTGCAGCAGGTGTCTTAGTCTTCGCGTATTTGGCCACTTATGGGAATTTGGCAATTGAGATCTCGATTCGTGAAGAGATTAGTGGAACCGAGGCATTGAAGAAGGCTTCAGAGCTTTTAGAGGGAAAGAGGAAGCTAGTTGCAGGATTTGTGGTGAATGTAGTGCTCGGGGTTATATCTGTAGGGTTGTTTGTGAGTTGCGTGTACTTGAACACATGTTCCAAACTCTCGATGGACTCTAAGAAAAGCATCATGAGCCAGATAGGGAATTTTGGTATATTTCAGGTTGAGTTTTACACATGGGGATGCTTCTCAATCTTGTATTCAATATGCAAGAAGTCTCGCGGTGaaacaacaacatttcatttccAACCCTATGGGAGCTTGCAACGCATGCTGCAAAAGGAGGAGGAGCCCTTGCTTCCCTTATAA
- the LOC114373300 gene encoding transcription factor MYB111-like yields MRWSLIVGRLPGRTPNDVKNYWNTYIRRKVSSSHKVVINEKQEKTTVKPHVVIKPKARTFSRPSPSGLRGSNVLREEGGESGAKHCSTHHQACAASSECINNWSTDQWWKTMMHDKGDNLDNNQCLLAYQDEVGKLKFIILLS; encoded by the coding sequence ATGGTCCTTGATTGTTGGGAGACTTCCAGGAAGAACTCCAAATGATGTGAAAAACTACTGGAACACCTACATTCGAAGGAAGGTATCATCATCTCACAAGGTGGTGATCAATGAAAAGCAAGAGAAAacaacagtgaagcctcatgtGGTGATAAAGCCTAAGGCTCGAACTTTCTCAAGACCTTCACCCTCCGGGTTGAGAGGGAGTAATGTTCTTAGAGAAGAAGGTGGTGAGAGTGGGGCCAAACACTGCTCAACTCATCATCAAGCATGTGCAGCTTCATCAGAGTGCATTAATAATTGGAGTACTGATCAGTGGTGGAAAACTATGATGCACGACAAGGGGGACAACTTAGACAACAACCAATGCTTGTTGGCCTACCAGGATGAGGTTGGGAAGCTAAAATTCATAATCCTCTTAAGTTAA